The sequence CTAAatatgtttttctttaatttaactACACATTTTTCTTTAAGCAACAAAAATTAGAGATAGGAAGAGAGAGCATTTGACCGAAATTGAGAATGAATTCGAAATGAACTTAGCCCTCATGCATATGTGATTAGAGTATGATCAATACTCATCCTTTTGACATGACTCTAACATCTAAATTTGATTCTCCTTCCTCAAATCCAAACTTAAAAATCTCTCATTTCCCAGCCTTTGAACTGTGATTTGAGTTTCCAGAACGCTAAATCctaaaacctaaaccctaaaccctaaacattTAGTGTTCTTAGTCATATAGATGAGGGTGATCATTACTTCATGGGGACACAAATTTACCATGGAAGTGAATGTCAAGGAACCAGTTGTTGAAATCAAAAGGAAGATAGAACAAGTGTTGGGTGTCCCTTTGGCTTCCCAAACCCTTGCAGTGTGTGGCTGGGAGTTAATAGATGGATTAGACATGGAAGATTACCCAATTGTCACTGAAGGTACTACCATTGACCTCACCATCAAATGGACTGGATTCGGAACTCCTTCGAATTTATACCATAATTCTAGTGGTAAAATTCAAATTACCATCAAGTTTTCAGCAAGGCAGCTTCCCATGGAGGTTGATGCATCCGAAACAGTCCGTAGCCTTAAAGAAAAAATACATATCATGGACGGTACCCCGATCAAGAGGATGTCGCTCTTCTTCTGTGGAATTGAGTTAGACGAAGATTTTCGCAATCTAAGTGAGTACGGGATACATTCATTTTCGGAGATTGTTGTGTTCCTCAAGGCTATGAGTCGTCTCAGAGATGAGCCGACGGCAAGAAGGTTGAGTGTAGTGCTGCAAACATCGTCAAGTTTACTCAATGCGGCAACGATTCCATTGGAAGTGAAGGATTTGAGCACGGTTAATGAGTTGAGGCAATTGCTTTTGAGCAGGAAAATTCTGCCAATGGATGATTACTTGTTTATACACAAGCAGAGGATCATGCGTGACAATTGCAGCCTCAGGTGGCATGGTGTTGGTGATGGAGATTTCCTATATGTGTTTAAAGGGACCCTTTGTCACAGCGAATGCTGAAATGCAAAAACATACAGTTTTAGGCCGCGTTTGGCATTGCTTGTTTTCATTGAAAACTGATTCACTTTGAAACAGTCACACGGAAAACATAAAAAGTAATTTACTAGAAGTTGAACTCAAATCTGTTAGCTTGTCTTATACATAAATTAGGGGAAAAATGAATAAGTGATTTTGtattaataaaagaaagaatACACACAAGTCCTAATGTGTGTTGGAGCACAAAAAAATAGGAGAAAAAACATATCAAAGAGAGCTCAAATTAATCATCTACCAACTCTAATGATATCTGATCCAGACAAAGATGATGTAGAAGATAAAGAATTTTTCATGTCTTCAAATGTAGGGTGTCCCTGCCCTCTCATGTTCCACCGATAAGTCGACCACATCGGAGTTGTTCTAATCTTGTGCAGCAAATTTACATGCATTCCTTCCCCTTGGGACAGATCGCCATCAATGCCATCATCGTCACTTGCTCCTTCAAGCACCTTCATAACTTGCCTCATTGTTGGCCTCCCATGAGCTTCAGGATATGCACACAACAATCCCAAATGAAGCAACCTCTCGACTTCCTCCACGTTGTATCCGCCCTTTGCCTTGAGCCGATCATCAAGTGCTACGTTCAACCTTCCCTTCTCCATTAGCCTCCAACACCAATCAACCAACCCCAGCTTCCCATCCTCTATCGGTCTCCGCCCACACACCACCTCTAGTACTAATATCCCAAAACCAAACACATCAACCTCAGCTGAGGCTCTTCCAGTTCGAACCACTTCGGGTGCCATGTACCCTGCCGTCCCAACCACTTGTGTTGTGCCCGTCATTTCCCCGTGTAGGTGCATTCGGGCCAATCCGAAATCTCCTAACCTAGCATTCATATCCTTATCAAGTAGCACATTGCTTGATTTGATATCTCTATGCAAAACCTTAGCTTCCCAACCCTCGTGCAAATACAAAATCCCACTAGCAATATCTTTCAACACCTTAATTCTCTCTTCCCAACTCAACAAGTTTCTCTCATTGCACTCAAATATCCTCTTATCCAAGCTACCATTTTCCATGTAATCATAAACCAAGATTAGACTgcccttttctctcttgcacCAACCTCTCAGTCCTACCAAATTCCTATGCTTCAATCTTCCCAAGCTCGAAACCTCAGCCACGAACTCTTTCAACCCACGTTCACTTTGAAGCAGAATTCTTTTCACTGCTACTTCTGCTCCTCCTAGTACCCCTTTATACACCTTCCCAAGCCCTCCAATCCCAATCACCTTCTTCTCCGAAAATCCCTCTGTCGCGGTATGTATCTCTTCGTAATCAATCCGGTGAGGCCAGTACTCCAATTCCCAATCTTCAACTTTCTCTACATCCTCCTCTCCTTTCATTCGCtttctcctcttcctcctcaccAAAATCAAACATACCAAAACCACGCACCAAGCAATCAAAAACCCGCCAACACTAACTCCCACAACAAACCCTTTTACTCCGAAAACAGACTTGTTCTCTGACACCACAAAGGAAGGCAAATTCTGAGTGACCAAAGCGTCGCTGATGGAGAAATTAGAATTGCTAAAGCTCCAAGCCAATATCCTATGGCTCTCAACCAATGCTCCAGTTGCCGCGCAAAACCCCACGTACATTTCATCCAAAAGCACCCGGGACAGATCCACCACCTCACTTATCAGCGGCCTCCGCGGCTTTGCCATGCCGGCACGAGCCATGGTCACGTTAATTCTCGAGCCCATAAAATCAATCCACACTTGATAATTAATTCCATTGTTGAGCTTCAACTCGTTGAAATCTTGATCAAGTCCGCCACTCCAATACCCTGCGGTGCTCGAAGCATTAGACGTAAGGGAGTTGATGTCCAAACCAACATGGTTATCATCAGGATCCTGGAACTCTTGGTTTTCGAAGACATCAAACTCGACACCGAAGATGTTGTTGTTGGGGTCGCCGTTGTTGGAGAAGTTGAAAAAACCCAAGTGCTGCGAGGAGCTTGCACCGCTTAAGCCAGAGAAGGGTGAGAAGAGGAAGGCAAAACCGTGGCCGGGAAGGAGGTTTTTGACGGGAGCAAGGGAGAAAATAAAAGAGGTGGAGAAATTAAGGGCTTCTGAAGAGTTGGCGTATTTGGTGGGGATTTTGTGAGAGTAGAAAGCGCGTCCCAGTGAGAAGGTGGTGGAGTCATTGGTGAGGCTGAGGATGGAGGATTGGATGGTGGCGCTGCCGTAGAGGCTGAGGTTGCTGCTGGAGTTGAAGTTGGTGTTGAAGACGAACTCTGTGGCGCCGCCGAAAGTTGGGAATGTTGTGATCAGAAAAATGGTCCAAGTGGTGACCAGGAAGACAGAGAGGATCGTCGGAGCAGGAGACATTAGAGAAGGACAATGATTGATTTTTGGAGAACAAGAACATGTATATCGGATTCAATAAGGACACAGACATGAGAAAGAAGAAGCTTGCTTCTTGGAAATGGCCGCCGTTTTATGTCTTGTGTAGGTTATTTGACTTCACATTTCTTAATCATACAAGCAAATTGAACGAGTGTTTCCCACTTATCCTAGATCTAAGGTCTAAAGAAATTGGAGTCATTTACTGTTCGATCTTAATCCAACGATGCAGAAGAAGGTAAAACAACAGAAGTTAAAAGAAATATTTATTCTCCTCCGCTGCTAAATAAGATCTAAGAGAATGAGACTGCTGGAAAGATGTTAACGCACTACTTTTGTTCGACGATGTTAACGCTAAAAATTTattacaattttaatttgttcGGCTATATTAATGATgagagaaattaaattaaagagGAAATGAATTAAAAAGTTGAATTAGGTTTTGAGTCAAAATGGGACTTCTAAACCAAGGCAGGTGCACGGTTGTGGTCGTGGATAGCGGCTGCCCCACAGCTTCGGGTGGAATATATTTGAACATGTCCTTGTTGACTGTCATGCCAAATCTGATGGCTGGCAAAGAAAATATCGCGTTAGGATTTCAAATCTACAATTTTCTCCTTGTAGCTCGAAATGGTATAATTTTAGGCTTATTTTAGGCTATTTACTCTGCGTGAaatctaattttattttctacgCTTTGTTCTGTCTCAATGTGATCCATGCACTCATCATTTGTGCTTTTCTTCACTTTGGATTTTTCAGACCGGTTTCACATTTAGGACATCTGAAACAACGATAATCACCATAGCAcgggaaaaaaattaaaacaaaacgcTCGTCAAAATTACTCAAATTCTCTCGTTCGAAACACTAATAAAAGACTTTAATTTCTAAAAAAATTGTTGTTAAAACTCTCTGTTTTTATAATATATCCTTGTGTTCACAGCTAAAAAACTAAAGAATCCCTGTCATGTCAGTGAAACTATGGTTTCATGGAGATGAGATGACGTAGGACATAGAGGATAAGTATAGTGAATGAAGTGAGACAAAACAAAATGCAGAGGAGAAGATGAGATCTCGTGTAGAATACGTGCGACAACGCCAAAAATAAGCCTAACTTCTACATGAAATAATCAATCGAAGAACATACCACACTATCAAAATACTTCCGATTTCTTATTTCCTTGTTTAAAACACGATATAAACTGTTCAttcatatatgttttcataCGAGTAGCAAAAGTGCACCTCACTTTTCGGAAGTGTTAAAAGAGTATTCAACCCGTGTTCACCCTATTGTGAAGAACAGCAAAAACTCACATAAATTGCAACCAAGCGAAGAAAATGGAGACACTAACTTACATGGCAAGAATTAGTTTTCAACTGTATGTACGACGAATAAATTTGGTGCATTCATCCTCAAATGGCTACGAGAGGGACTCGGACTTAAATTATGGGTTAAGATACATAAAGTATGTTCTAATGAAAAATCCTCTTCTTCAAAATTAGCCATCTGATGTTTCATTTACTAACGAATATGGGACTGAAGAAAGTACTCACTGTACAGGGAAAGTACTCACTGTACAGGGAAGGGCGTAGCTTCATCTCTCTCTTTGTATTGTGTATCTGTATCAGTGTGTTTGTTATGACGAAGTCAAGGGGTTCCAGGGGTCCGGCTCCAATACGACCAGGAACACAAATGTTTAATTTCATAGCTTATCCAGCTCGATGTCTTTCGGTCACTTGCGTCCCATGTCTGCTCTTCTCAAGTCGAGCACGCCGGGCGTATTCTTGGATCCGATGGTCATGGTCTTTAAGCATCTGATCCACATTGTTTGAAGAAACAAGTAATGGACCAGACACGTAAATTTTGTTCCCCTTGGGCCCACGACCATGCTGCAAAAAGAATTTTGAAGAAGAATTTAGGTTCAGCTAACTAGAATAAGTATATCAGAGAATGACTGGCAGGATCCATAGTATGCAATAGTTGTGACATAAACTGACACTTTTACGGAGAAAAACGAAACTAACCATATTTGGTTCTTTAATAGAGCCATTCTCATCTTCCATCTGACAAGAACTGGCAACTCTCTGTGTGTAATGCATCCGCTCCCGCTTCTTTGCAGATTCCTCCTGATCAAGTGACCCTGGAAATCCGCCTACTGGCTTTATTGTTTCTTGTCCTGAGGGACCAGGTTTTTCTTGTTGGTCGTCGGACAATGCAGTCCTAGCCATTACTAAACCAGATAATTTCGACAAGTTGGCTCTATTTGAACTCAAAAAGGAATCATTAAGTTCCTTCCCAGACTTAGCCCATCCAGGTCCATGGATTAGTGGTCCTGAAATTGAAGTCCTCTTATTCTGGTGCTCCGTGAAATCCTTTCTAGCATCTTTATCGCTTGGCAAATGTTTGGTTGGATCAACCAGAAACCCAGAAAGAGTTTGTTCCCTATGCGGGTTGAACATTTCACTTCGGACCCTTGGGTTGGAATGGCCTTGTCTTCTCTGTAATTGGAGGGCAAATGTCATCATAAAGAAATAAACACAGAGGCAGAAGAAGCATTTATATAAGAATCACAATGTATGTGAAAAGAGAGCAGAGAATTCATTTATCAAAATAAAGACCTAAATATGAACAAGTTCAACGTACGTGTGAATATGTTTAGTTATCAAAAGTAAATTGCAAAACATGTTCGCAAGAATTTCTTCACAAGTTTGACAAAAATGTAAATCCAAAATATTTTGTAGGAACCTTCCCCTAATATTAACACACAATATCGAAACACATTTCATAAATTCCTCCTCCTCCAAACAGATATGAACTACTTGATTCGAAAGTGAATCTAGAAAGTTAATACCTTATAGCCTCCAAAGTGATGATgtacataaaattaaattaaaaacaaaaaccattCTAAATATTCTTTTAAAGATTTAGCTTTATGGATCTTCCTTCATTTCTTAATCACATGTCTCCAATCTCACCTCCCTCTCTCCTCTTACCATATAtacataaaagaaaaactatAAACCAAacatataaagttataaacatcATGAAACGGGGCCTAACTTATCTGACTCATGGGGAAAGTAAAAGATACTCAAAACAAAAGACAAGCCAACCAGCAGTGTTGAAATTACTATAGATTTTCATCCGAGAGGCTTGAACCAGTAGATTATAGTATGACATAACAGCAGAgtataaaagtttaaaataaaatCCATAAATTTCTAAAATATGGTCATTTTCAAATATCCTTTTATATACAGaattacaattacaactttCACCCAAACTTATAAATAACTTTCGTCTCTGGGAGCTCATTTCAATGTCAAACAAAATCCAACTTTAAACACGAAGATATAAAACTTATTTTTAGTTACCTGCACTGACGCAATGGACTCGGAGTTTGCATTTGTTCCTGCAACTGCTGGAGGTTGTGTTCTCCTGCCAAGGTCTTCCTTCTGACCCCTTCCTCCACTGGCTCCTTGCCTATAAAAAAGTGCATAAAGATTAACCTTGTCTCATCTTTGTCTGAAAAGTATTAATGCGTTACCAACAAGACGTACTTTCTAGCTTCTGCTTCTCGCAATTTGGCATCAATCTCTTTGCTGGGGGGGTACTTGGGCAAACTTGAAGGATCACAAGGAAAAGGCTTTGCGGTGAAGAACTGTTGAAAGAACATTCATTATTACAAAAGAGAAAGGAATTCATAGGCCTCTTATACGATTAAATGAAACAGATTCAAGGTTTTAAAGGAAAAGGAACAATCGTAAGGACAGTTGCTGAAAGATAATTCAATTCTGTTCCACACATCCTTCTCCCAGCCTAATCAGGTACACAAACTTTTAGGAATACATagaatatgaatatatataactATAAAACAGCATTGGTTCCATTTTATGTATTTCCTTTTTGCagtttccagaaaataaatTGCACACACCTCATTCTTGAGGGCAATTGCAGCAGTTCCTCGATCAGCAGGATTGACAGAAAGTAAAATGTCCATAAGCTGCAGAGCTGCAGCAGGAAGGTCATTAAAAGTCTCTGCCACGCATCTTCTATAAGGTTGAGGAGGCTTGATCATTGTTGAATTTCGTAAGCGCAATTTACG is a genomic window of Malus domestica chromosome 09, GDT2T_hap1 containing:
- the LOC103405658 gene encoding polyubiquitin — protein: MRVIITSWGHKFTMEVNVKEPVVEIKRKIEQVLGVPLASQTLAVCGWELIDGLDMEDYPIVTEGTTIDLTIKWTGFGTPSNLYHNSSGKIQITIKFSARQLPMEVDASETVRSLKEKIHIMDGTPIKRMSLFFCGIELDEDFRNLSEYGIHSFSEIVVFLKAMSRLRDEPTARRLSVVLQTSSSLLNAATIPLEVKDLSTVNELRQLLLSRKILPMDDYLFIHKQRIMRDNCSLRWHGVGDGDFLYVFKGTLCHSEC
- the LOC103400613 gene encoding probable L-type lectin-domain containing receptor kinase VII.2, whose amino-acid sequence is MSPAPTILSVFLVTTWTIFLITTFPTFGGATEFVFNTNFNSSSNLSLYGSATIQSSILSLTNDSTTFSLGRAFYSHKIPTKYANSSEALNFSTSFIFSLAPVKNLLPGHGFAFLFSPFSGLSGASSSQHLGFFNFSNNGDPNNNIFGVEFDVFENQEFQDPDDNHVGLDINSLTSNASSTAGYWSGGLDQDFNELKLNNGINYQVWIDFMGSRINVTMARAGMAKPRRPLISEVVDLSRVLLDEMYVGFCAATGALVESHRILAWSFSNSNFSISDALVTQNLPSFVVSENKSVFGVKGFVVGVSVGGFLIAWCVVLVCLILVRRKRRKRMKGEEDVEKVEDWELEYWPHRIDYEEIHTATEGFSEKKVIGIGGLGKVYKGVLGGAEVAVKRILLQSERGLKEFVAEVSSLGRLKHRNLVGLRGWCKREKGSLILVYDYMENGSLDKRIFECNERNLLSWEERIKVLKDIASGILYLHEGWEAKVLHRDIKSSNVLLDKDMNARLGDFGLARMHLHGEMTGTTQVVGTAGYMAPEVVRTGRASAEVDVFGFGILVLEVVCGRRPIEDGKLGLVDWCWRLMEKGRLNVALDDRLKAKGGYNVEEVERLLHLGLLCAYPEAHGRPTMRQVMKVLEGASDDDGIDGDLSQGEGMHVNLLHKIRTTPMWSTYRWNMRGQGHPTFEDMKNSLSSTSSLSGSDIIRVGR